ACTACTCCACAATTCTCTTTTTGTACAATATTCGCCATTGATGTATTTTCATTCACAATTATAGGTATTCCTGATGCCATTGCCTCAAAAAGTTTATTTGGACTAGCGTACACATTGTTAGGAATACCTGGATCATATAATGCTAAAGTCAGATCAGCGTCAAGCGTGTTTTGAATTATTTCATCATATAAAACACCGCTTAAGTCCATACTTACATTTTTCATATCATTAGTCAACGCTAATAACTTATTTATATAATTTTTTTCGCCGCAGTACCCTTTAATAATTAATTGAACATTTTCAATGTCTTTTATAGCCGAAATAATTAGATCTGTGCATCTTTGCCCTGTTATTTTACCGCCTAAAAATATTTTAAATTCATTATCCTCTTTATTTTTTCTATTTTTCCAAAATAAGCTCTCTTCAGGAGCATTATTTATTGTTATAATCTTATTTTTAATGTTTTGACCAATTTGATAAATTCTGGAATCATCAGCAATTATGATGACGTCAGCAAACTTCATTGTAAAGTTATCCAGGTTCGAAATGAGTGGTCTTAAAAATCCTTCCATTACATCACCATAAAAATCAAAAATATCATATACAACTGGTTTTCGCTTTATTTTAGCAACTATAATGGAAAAGAGATATGTATCAAAATTAACCGCATGCAAAACATCCCATTTCATAACTAATAGCCAAAATAAAAGAAAAATCCACCAAACAGGAAAATAGAACAATGTTTTAACATGACCCACTGGAACATCTAATTTCAAACTTTTTACTTCTACATCATCATCTAAAATAAAAGGCCAGCTTCTCTCCCAAATAATAAGACTGACTTTATATCCACTTTTCTTAAGACTCTCTAGTTCCTTTTTTAAACGGGTATCTGGATAAGATATTGCCATTAAAATTTTATTTTCTTTCGGGGTACTCCTTTTAATTCCATGAATATCTTTAAAGTCATGTACCCCCTCAGAGGGCATTGCCTCCAAATCACAGCCAATATTTTTTTTAATAATTACCTGATCTTGATTTTCCATCTTTGGTGGTTTTTGCATCATGATATTACCAATTTTTAGTTGTGCCCCATAGAAGATTATAATAAAATTTAAGACAAATTTTTACCATTATGTTCTTAAATAACCTGCCACAGTGCTAGAATAATAAACTATCTCATAAAAAAGGAATGATAGGGTTAAAAATGGATTTTTCACAAATTTTTTCCAGTTAATAAGAAATGATGTTCTAATGGGGGAAACCTGAACTAATCCCCTAGATTTGTTCTCTTTCAAAAATTCTTTCATTGTCTGGCCGTAATAGTACTGTTTTGATATGACTTCCTTCAGAGTCCTGGGTTCGCCTAAATGCAAACCTTCAGCTTCTACAAAACCGATTTTATAATTTCGAGTTTTTATTCGGTTTTGTATGTCATAATCTTCGCCAAAAATCATATTTTCGTTGCATCCACCTATCTCCTCAAACACTTTTTTCTTATAAAACCTGGAAACATTCCTGCTGGAATCATATTTATAACAATCTTTTTCAAATTTCCTAATTTTAGCCCAGAAGCTTATGCTTGGATCCGGACCCCAATAAGTTGATACTGCATCACAACCACCGTTTTCACATTTTTCCACACATTCTTGAACCACATTACTGGATAAAACTACATCAGAGTCTAATCTATAAATATATTCTCCTTTAGACATTTCTACACCAATATTGGTTTGTTTTGACCTGTTTTTGATATTACCTTCACTCACATTAACATCCCATTTATTAGCTATTTCAACTGTCCTGTCATCCGATCCCGCATCAACTATTATAACCTCAATGTTGCCGTAGGTCTGATTTTTAATACCATTTAAACATTTTTCAATGGTTTTTTCTGAATTTAGGGAAGGTATAACAATCGATACCAGCGGATCAGTGGAAATTTTTTCTTTTTTCATTTACATACTCCCAATCCAATGTATAATATCCATTCAAACATGATTTAGAAATTTTAGTAAGTTTAAAGGATCATATAAAAGTATAATACCTGGATCATACATATAACAAGGAATATTTACAGAACAATATAAATCCAGATGATCATACTCTTTTTCGCTCATAATCCATCTCCAAAGTTGTGATTAATTCATTATCTTCCTGAGAAATTTGCTTGAAAAGGGAAATGTAATTTTCGGTGATCTTATCCCATGAGTAATCATTTAACACGCGCTGATAGACTTCATTCTTAAGATATTGACATGTTTCAGGATAGTTATATACGAGTTCAAGTTTTCTTGCAAGCTCAGAACTGTTTTTAAAATAAAATGCAGATTTCCCACAAACTTCACGGTTAAATGGATTATCATGGGCTATAATTATATTACGAGAAACTGCTGCCTCTAAAAGGGAAGGATTAGTTCCCCCAACCGAATGACCGTGAATATAAGCCCTACAATTCTGCCTGAGCATGTTTAAAAATTTTTGATCATAGATTGACCCCATAAATATTACATCCGAGGGCATATCGACAGTTATAGACTCAATTTTTTCCCGATATTGGGAACTGGTGAAATCCCCCACTACCAAAAGAGGGATGCTATCATTCATCTGGGAAAAAGCCTCAATTATGGTTTGAATATTGTTTTCGGGCTCCATACGGGCTACTACCAAAAAATAATTCCCAGGAGTTATTTTCAAGGAAGTATACCTTTTAATCTGCTCTTTAAAGTCGTTGTCCCTGACAATACGGCCATACGTGTCGATCCCATATGAAATATAAACTGTTTTGTCCAGATATTTTTTATTTACATAATTTTTCATCTCTTGAGAATCGACAATTATTTTATGCGCGAATATGGTGGCCATAATATGATTTAATTTCAGAAGCCATCTCTCCAATAGATTGAACTTACTCCTCTTCCACATGACTCCATCTATGTTTACAATAAGCTTTGACTTCCTACTGAGAATCAACGGAATGAAAAAAAACATACCTACTTCTATACCCAGGAAGTAAATCAGTTCATGTTTTCGGCTTAATTTTATCAGAAAGTATATATCCGAAAGATTCTCATAAAATTTCCTTAAAAAATAATTTTCAGGTGGTTTTATTGGAAAGTATTCCAGTGCTGCGCCCTTATAACTATTTTTACGTGAGTGATGGGATTCATATTCACAGCTTACCGAAACTTCATATCCTCTTTCTACCAGATTTTCAGTTAATCCCTGTGCAAATGTTTCAAATCCCCCATATTTGGCAGGTATACCTCTTGAACCTACAATTGCAATTTTCATATTGGCACCTATTTTAAAACGATATTATACCCCAGTTAACTCCTGTAAAATAATAACGTCCTGAATATTCTCCATCCATCCTTTACTGAGTTCAATTTTGGTTCATCTATCCTACAGTTGTAATTAATAGGGACTTCAAAAACTCTAAAATTCACTTTAGAAACTTTTGCAAGCATTTCAGCCTCCAATTCAAATCCATTAGAATCTATACCTGTTTGCAACAGATATTCTATAACTTTTCTTTTAAAAGCCCAGTATCCAGTACAGACATCTGATATGTTAATATAAAATAAACTTGCAACGAAACTCAGGATATGATTACCAACTAAATTAAGTTTACTAATAGAACCATCTTTTCTTTCACCATTCAACCGAGACCCGAGAACTAAATCTGCTTTATCTTCTACTAACCGTTTTATAAGATTTGAAGCATCTTTAGGATCATATGTATTATCTGCATCCATCATTACAACATAATCCGAATTAACTTTTTCAAAACCTTTTCTTATTGCATTACCTTTTCCCTGCTTTTTTTCGTTAATTACTGTTACACCAGCTTTCTTTGCAATTTCCGGAGTTTTATCCTCCGAATTATTATCAACTACTAATATTTTTGAATTTGGATATAATATCTTGATATTATTCAAAAGAGTCCCAATTGATTTTTCTTCATTATATGCAGGAATTAAAAATGTTACATCTTCCATTACGTTCTCCCCTTATTTTTGAAATTTCGTATTACTCCATTCATCGAATTTCTATAATTCCTTGAACGCTTTTTTAATCCTCCACACTTTCAAATAACAATATATCCAAGGGAATCTCATTTGATCACCTGTTTTACCTCTGTTTCATTGTTAAATTCTGCGATTCTTTCAATACTACCGCTATTTATTTATAAAATAGCAGCATACTCATTTTAACCGTTTAAACTCCAGCAAATTACTTTAGCAAATTCCCTTATTTTTCAATGAATGAAAATAATCTTATTTTTGAAGTTCATACAAGGTACACAATTAACGTCATAATATACATTAAGCATATTTAGCGCATTTAACGCAGGATATAGCTCCATATTATCTGATATAAATTTTAATATCTTTGAAACATCTATTTGGAGAGTATCATCAGCCACAGCCCAACAAAAGGAATTTAAAATCATGTTTATGTATTCTTCAAGCAATTTACCGCATTTAACATTTAAAAATTGGACAATTACAACAGGAAAGTGGTATAAATTGCAAAAATAGTTATTACAAAGTCCAGCAAGCATTTTAGTAATATAATAATAAATATGAAATTTATGAGCTTTTGTTACCATTTCCGAGTTTAATTCAGATAATCCAGAAGAAAGATTAGTTATTATATAATCATTTACTTTTAGTATTAACATAGCTTCATTTTTATTTAATATATTCATGGGATTCCTTCTCCAGATAGTCTGAAATATACTATAAATTTTGAACTGTACATTTTATTGATAATAATATTCTTATTATAAGTACTATTTAATACTAACTATTATTATATTAATAAAAAAAAGGATAGGTGAACTTTAACCACCAAATGATGAAAATTGATAATTTACCTGTTATAAATTAAAGATAGTAATAAAAACCCAAAAAATATCCATTAAAAAATGAATAATGTTTATAAAAACAGGATTTATGAATTAATTAAAAAACAGATGAAAAAAAGCGCAGTATTGAATTATATAAGGCAATAAAACTGATTATGAGAATTGATATCAAAAATTAAGGACATCATAAAAAAATAGTTTTAAAATATACATACTCCACTTTATTAACAAAATTTCACTGTTTGCAGTAGATTTCAAAATGGTAATAAACTATTTTAATATATTATAAAAATTATTGTAAACATTACAATAAATTCGTTCATCTAGAGAATTCTAGAAGACATTGAAAGGCAAATATAATCCAATAAATTATTAATTTAACAGTTCAATTTAAGGAACATTAGAATGACAATATTAATTTATCGTTTATATAATGCTTCTTAAAAAGGTAAAAATCAATAATGGATTTTTTTTGTTGTATTAACTCTCCAGATATAACATTAATACATATAACATCATCATAAGGAGTAACCATTAATAATATTATATATTTACCATGTTAAAAGGTTTCTACTCCTTTTTAAACTGTAAATCAACATGTAAAAAAATTAAAAATTAAAGAATAAGTAATGCCAGATCATCGAAAATATAAAATAACTTAAAAATGGTACTAGTTCTATAATAAATACAGTGTAATATTTAATAATTTTATTAGTACATATAACAGTTTTTACAGTTTTATTATTTTTAAGAGTGTTAACCTCAATTAATTTAGATTTATGTGTCCTATTAATACAATTTTATTAAAGAGATATGTTAATAGAATTTTTAAACTTATTCATACATTTTGAACAATTCTAAAATATAAATAAAATATTCTGATAGTACCAAATTAATACCAAACTTTATAAGGAAGTAATAATAAATAAATGTATTGTAATAACGGAGGTGTTATATGATATCGACCGTAACAACCACCACGACAGCAGTGACCTTAACACAGGTCATGACTTACAGTATAATAGCAGTGATAGCACTAATAACATTTCTAGCATTTAAAGAAATTCTAAGCACAGAAGTACGCAAAAATGAACGAATACAAACATTTATCGAAGGAGCCAACGTTGCAATAGTTCCATTGCTGATGGTATTTGTATCTGTTGTAGGCTACAAAGTGGTGACAGTTATTTAGGAGGTATTTTGGATGGATAAAAAAATCGTATTAGCCATAATCCTAATGGTTGCCGTAGTAATGGGAGGAATTGCATATGCAAATATTCCTCAAACTGGATCCCAACAAAATACAGCCGTCTCTGGAAACGCCACTAATGTCGAATTTCAAAACAATGCAACAACATGGAAACACGTAGTAGCTGCATTTGACATAACCAAAACCGATGGAAGTAAGAAAAAAATCTACTCTGACTTATGGATTAAACCAAGAGGAACTGCAAATGTAGATTTAAGCCGTGCCTTAGGCTATGGAAATCAACCACTCCCCAAAGGAACTAAAATAAAAATGAATACATACAAAGACCCTAATGTCCCTGTTTCCCAACTCCCTAATGGAATTACAGATAGTAGAATAACCACAACCGCAGATCCAACCTTAGGGGGGCAATTTTTAGCCTCAATCACAGCAATAAGTAGTTCAAGAAAGATCATAACCAGCAGTACATCACTCATTATAAAAGTGAAAATTATCATTATAAAAGTGATAATATCAGGACCACTGTGTGTAAACACTGGAGGATCAACTATTACGCTACCATCGAACGGAAACAGCCAGATAATCCAAGGATCATGGCTACGTCTTCTCATTTAGACCAGAACATGAAATAACTAAAATGTAAAAAACCAAACCAGATAAATAATAAATTTATCTCAATAGATTGTTAATCTCCTCAAACATTACCAAAAACTCTTAAAATTAAAGATTCTTTACATTTATTCAATTAAAATACATATAAACAAGCAAAAACTCTTATTTTTGCTTTAAAAATCCCAAATTTCTAAATAATTAACGGTAAAAATCTTTGATTTTTGCGGTTGTAAACATAGTTTACAAATTTTAATGTTTGAGGCTTGTTTTATTCAAAGCCAAAGCTGGAAAAATAAGAATTTAAAATTATATACTCGAGTGATATAATGACAGAAAAAAGAAAACTATACATATTCACTGCAGTTATTATATCTGGAATTTTAGTTTTTGGAATTGCAAGCAGTGCCATTGAAGGTTTTTTATTTGACCAAATACCCTACAACTACACGTCTTATCTTTCAATACCCTCAAACTCCCCTGATGCTGCTTCTATCGATGGCTATTATAAATTATACGGAAAGGGGCGTAATTTTAATTTCCACATAGTCCTTCCAGGAGCTGAAGGCCAGGAAAGTCCCCTTGATTATACAGCAGATGGGCTTAACGGTACTGGTAAAATAAATGATATAAGCATAACTTACGGCACTATTACATCACTTTTATCAGGTAATTTTAAAAATGCCCTTTTCAACACTAAAATCAATGGTAATTACACCATGGCATGTGCCGCATGGACAGGTTACGGTAAATTCACAAATAACGGCCAAAATTTCCTGGGAAACTTCAAAATAGACGGAGTAATGACAGACTGGGAAGGAACATTCCAGTTAGTTCCTGAAAATAATCAAATAAGCTTAAAAACAGACTATATATTCTATCCACACGACAACAAAACTTCAAATAACATTAAAGAAGTTAAAAAAATCTATTATCTGTAGCTAACTTTGTTCCTTAAATGAACAATATTTACAAAAAAAGAAATTTAAAGAGAAATTAAAACGCTTCAATTTCTCAATATTTATTTTTAAAAACTATTTTTCTTCAATATCCATTACATCTGGCTCTAGGCCCAAATTAGACTCTACATCAACTACCTGCATTTTATGCACATAATTGGCTCCACGGAGCCCGGATAATACAGCCCCTATAGCACAGAATGCTGCACCTATATAAAATGACATTCTAAGAGCAGGCATAAATGCCTCTGCAAGTGTTTGTGGGAACCATGTAGTGCCTGTAAGTATCGTCAAAGTACTTTGAGGTATGGAAGATACAAACTGAGTTGGCAATGCGCTGAGTATTGTGCTTACAGGGTTAAAACCCAGGAATGCTGAAAACAGAGCACCTGTCGGTGGAATGCTGCTTAAAACTGGAGCTAGCTGTACTGCACCAATACTTGCCAGTGAAGATGTCATAGCACCAGGGAACTTCTGAGTGATTCCTACAATAACTATGGTGAAGAACATAGCCATACTTGCAGTAAATGCAGTCATTATTACCGTTGTTATCATACCTGAGGCAACTCCCCTGTCTTTTGGTGATACAGAATTCATTATGGATGCAGTGTTTGGTGAACTAAACATTCCCTGTCCTATACCCATCATGAATATTGCTGCGCCAAATTCAAGGTAACCGAAGTCATATGGAAGTGCTGCAAGTACCAAAAATGCAGCTGCTGAAATAACCATTCCAAAAGTTGCAATCCACCTTGGGCCGTATTTATCAGAGAGCATTCCAGAAATAGGCCCCATTACTACAACTCCCAAAGTAAGAGGCAGCATGTACACACCAGCCCAAAACGGAGTTGATTCATAGCTGTAGCCATGAAGAGGCAGCCAAATACCCTGTAAAAGGATAATCAACATGAACATCATTCCTCCTCTACCCATAGCATTCAGGAAACCAGCTATATTAGCATAGCTGAACATCTTTATTTTGAAGAGGTCCATTCTAAACATTGGGTTTTCTGCACGGTTTTCAATGAATGGGAACACCGCAAGCAGTGCAAATCCTATAATCATTGATACAATTACCCATGGATTATGCCAGCCCATAGCGTCATTACCATAAGGCATTAAACCATAGGTTATTCCAAGTAATATGCTTGTTATTGAGGCAACAAAGACTATATTACCTACAATATCGATTTTTGTATTTGGATCCCTGTATGATATCTCCTTAAGTTTAAGGAACGACCAGATGGTACCCAATAGTCCAAAGGGCACGCTGACCAGGAAAACAAATCTCCAGTCATATATTGCAAGAATACCGCCAAGCAGCAGCCCAATAAACTGTCCTGACATGAATGCAACCATGTTGATACCCAATGCTTTACCTCTCTCGCTGACAGGGAAGGCATCAGTTAATAATGCTGAACCATTCGCCATTAAGAATGCAGCGCCTATTGCCTGAATAATCCTGAATGCAATAATTTCTATAGCGCCAATGTCACCTGTTCCTGGAGTTAAATAGAGAAGGATAGAACCAACTGTAAATATTAAAAATCCAATCTTAAACAGCTTTACCCTACCATAAATATCCGACAAACGCCCGAAACCAAGCATTAATGTTGCTGTTACCAGACTGTATCCCATCAGTATCCACAGGAGATACTGGAATGAATTGAGGGGGTCAATATGAATACCATTGAAAATGGCAGGTAATGAAATTAAAGTTATACTTCCATTAATTGAGCTCATTAACCCTGACATTATAACGTTGATCATTACGACCCATTTATAATCAAGCCCACGTTTTTTTCCTATACTTTTGCCTGAAACTGTACTGTTCAACTGATCACCTGTTAATTAAATGAAATAGCATTCTCTCTGGAGCTAATATTTATTTAAAATACGTTGAGATGCTGTATTACGTAAAATTAAGTTTAATACGTTTTATTTAAATGTTGATTTATTATTAAAATAAAATTTTAAAATTATAACCTATTCATCTTTTTTATTATCTATATCTCCATAATCTTTATTTTCAACTATTTGAAGGGCGATATCTTTCATTGTATCTGCTTTTGCAAGCAAATCTTCCGCTTTCATAATTAAGATTCCTTTGCCTTCAAGTCCCCGCACAACTAGAGTATCTCCGCTTTGTATATCGAATAATTCCCTAATACATTTGGGAATTACGATTTGACCCCGTTCACCTACTTTAGCCGTGCTGAGAACACATTTTCTGTTACTTTTATGATTCATTTTTAACCACTTGAAAATTCATGTAAATCATATTTATCGTACTTATCACATTTATGCGATAGATTATATTTAAATGTATTGAAGTGAAGATCATATAGATCAATCTATGTACTTCAAATAAAAATATCCTATAACTAATTAGAACTTATAAAGCAAATACAATTACTAAATATTAAAAAAAAGCCGTTTAAAATAATATTTTACTTAAACAGCGAATTTTTACCTATTAAAAATGGTTTTAAAGACATACTATGTTTTATTTAAAATGACAGTATGTCCCATTCAATTATTATCCAGATCCATTATAAATCCTTAAAATAAAATTTTACAGTCATATCTAAAAACAGAACCGATAAAGTACCATAATACTAAAATAACAATTAAGGCTCTGTTTAAAAAATTGTTTTTATTGCTATATAAATCTATCGGCTGTCCGATACTTGTAAAATTAACCTGAAAATTTGAGGTCATTTTATTTTTTTTCAAGTTAATTTAGCCTTAATTATGTTAATAATGAAATATAATACCTAAAAACCATTATAAATACCGTTTTCATTAAGTAAAACTGCATATCCAAATTATATATCCTAAATTTTATGATCCCTAAATATTTAATTTCCAAAGGTTAATCCCCATTATAAAACCGTATTTTCCTATCATTCATCTAGAAGTAAATATTTATAGTTTACAAACCAAATATAATACTGACTCAAAAAATGAGGCCGATAAAATGCATGATAGAAGATATAGAAAAAGGACTATTTTAGATAGGAAAGGTTTAATTGAAAGAATGCTTGAAGACACATCCCGAACAATTGACAGTATGAAGCAGGACCTTGAAAGGTCAGTTGTTGATTACACATTCGTCCCAGGGAAGGATATAATTGAAACTGACGAAAGTGTAATTGTACATGTGGACCTGCCAGGCATCAATAAAGAAGATATCGAATTAAACCTGACTGAAACCAAATTGAAAGTTAAAGCAGACTTCAATATTGAACTTGAAGTGGAACATGGAAATTATATAACCCTCCATGATAGGAAATCTGGTGTCATGAGGAGGACTGTGAGGTTCCCTAAAAAGGTGATACCTAATGAAGCGGAAGCTACTTTTGAACATGGTGTTTTAACTGTTGAAGCTCCAAAATTAGAAAAAGAAGAAAGTTTCAGCGTGAAAATTAAATAACAAAAGAATTTTATTTAATTTTACTATTTTTTATTTAGAGATCAAATTCTAGAACATAAAAATTACTATTATTAAAAATAATATAATCACTCCTATTTCTTAATTAACTATCCAAAACTTAATCATTATTTCCCATTAATTCATATTATGCGATTAATTCCCAAAATGTACATAAATGACATGACCAGTATACATGTGGCTGTCTATTTATGGTAATTTCTCAATAGATCTAATTTGGATATCTGGATTTGAAAGGGAGATATTTATTTCGTTATATTACTGTATAGCGAACTATGTGGAAAATACATTAAAAAAAGATTTTTTTTGAAAATCCTAATTCCAGAAAGGATATTATACACATATGCTAAAATAGTAATAACTATTAACCATGAAAATCAATTAGTAGTTATGGATCTTAAACGGACTGCCTCAGTGTCATTATTAGCATTTATTTTACTGGGTTTGTGTCTCTATTACCATAATTATTATGATGATAACCTGAAATATCCATCTACAGAAGCCATTGAATCACATTACCCTGAAGGCTCGCTGGTATACATCACTGGAAGTGTAACCAAGCCTACTAAAAATGGGTTCAATCTTAGAGACGGCAATAACCTGGATATAGTTTACAATGTAACATCCAACAAAAAGGTTCAACCAATAGATTATATACAGCTGCTCGGGATACTGGGACACAATTATACTATTAACAGCACTGAAATATATGCTGAAACAAACCAGGGTTATGAATTTATAATATTCAGGTCTGCACTTGCTTTAATTGTCTTTATTTTAATATTTTTATGGTACTGGAAGTTTGACTTTAAACGGATTGAATTCATCAGGAGGCAGTAAAATGCCGGACTGGATTACACACCTGCTGGCTGCATGGATGATCTGCACGATCCTGAGCTTTAAATACAAGCAGATTAACCCTGCTTATACTGTGGTGTGCATGGCAGGGGCTCTCATACCTGACCTGTTCAAAGTGGTGATACCCCTGGGATTTATGGGCTTTAAAATGGAAAATTATTTAATGCCAGTTCACCTGCCAATAGGTTCCCTGATCATTGCATGCATATTCACCCTCTTTTTTAAGGAAAATAGAAAATTAGTCCTGTCGCTTCTGGTGCTGGGGGTTATGACCCATTACGCACTTGACCTACTCCTAATTAATTTAGGCGGAGGTATGGCACTGCTGTTCCCCTTGTCATGGACTAAATGGACCCTTAACATTATACCCGACGATGATTTAAATATCACCATACTTGCAGTAGGGCTTACCATGGTTGTTTATGTTGTTAGTTCCTGGGTTAGAAGAAGGAGTGGTTCAGGTAAAATTTAATCACTTTTTCAATTCAAATTCTGATTTCTGTGTTTGAATAAATTTGTTATACAATTGAATACAATTTTTGTTCACTTTGAAAATATTCACCCTCCCCCTTAAAGAGAAAAAAAAATAGTGTCGGAAATAGCCGCCCACCCCTACGTGTTTTATCTGCTTTTAACTAATAATAGAGGATGTATAACCAGGTTATCCCCCTTTCATGGGAAAAATGAGCATGCCATACATGAATGATTTAAATATTACAGTGCTTGTAATATGGCTCAGTGCATTTGTTTACTTTGTTTGTCGGATTTAAAAAGAGGAATAATTGGGAATAAAGCATTAACTATAAAATAGGGCATTAAATACAGAACTGGACTTATAGATTTATTAATTGTATTTTATATTAGGGGCATGATAAAGAATTGAAGGAAATTTTCACATAAAATAGAAATATTTATTATGATAATCTACCAATTTAGTATTATGGAATTAATAAACAATAAAATTCCAAAACGGTTTATGTCTTTAGACATTGCACGGGGAATTGCAGTCCTTTTAATGGTAGAAGCCCATATTAGATTTATTGTGCCAGTTTTATCACAATGGGCATATTTATTTGCAGCACCCTCATTTATTTTCATATCAGGGGTAAGTTATCAATTATTAATTCAGTCAAGGCAAAATAAAGTAAGATCCTCCATTTACTTAGAAGTATTATGGAGAGCTGTATTATTATTTTTATTAACAGCTTCAGTGACGTTAATAGGGAATCTATTCCTTTCTAGAGATGTATCTATATTTATTGGTGATATTTTTCTAATAATAGCAGTTGGTTATATTATAGGGCTACTTATTAAAAATAGTATCAAGCTGAAAGTGATTACAATCCTCCTAATTTATTTATTGACATTTATAATTACCAGTTACCATATCCAGTCTTTATTATTTTTGACTGGAAGTATACAAATATTACCTGGAGTTTGTTATTTCATTGTTGGCCAAATTGCATTTGAAGCCTACAAAAACAAGAATTTAAATTTAAAAACCAGTAACAAATTTTTAGCATATGCAGCAGTATTTATAGCAGTAAATTTGGGGATATTATATTTAATTCCATATAATTTTACAATTCAAGGGCGTGATTTTTTCCTAGAGTTTTTAACCATATCAAGCATTATGACTTTTATTACATTCTTACTTTT
The Methanobacterium bryantii genome window above contains:
- a CDS encoding metal-dependent hydrolase encodes the protein MPDWITHLLAAWMICTILSFKYKQINPAYTVVCMAGALIPDLFKVVIPLGFMGFKMENYLMPVHLPIGSLIIACIFTLFFKENRKLVLSLLVLGVMTHYALDLLLINLGGGMALLFPLSWTKWTLNIIPDDDLNITILAVGLTMVVYVVSSWVRRRSGSGKI
- a CDS encoding heparan-alpha-glucosaminide N-acetyltransferase domain-containing protein, with amino-acid sequence MELINNKIPKRFMSLDIARGIAVLLMVEAHIRFIVPVLSQWAYLFAAPSFIFISGVSYQLLIQSRQNKVRSSIYLEVLWRAVLLFLLTASVTLIGNLFLSRDVSIFIGDIFLIIAVGYIIGLLIKNSIKLKVITILLIYLLTFIITSYHIQSLLFLTGSIQILPGVCYFIVGQIAFEAYKNKNLNLKTSNKFLAYAAVFIAVNLGILYLIPYNFTIQGRDFFLEFLTISSIMTFITFLLLRTIDIENRFNKIFKPVRNLGRISLTGYYVSYVSFVVTGFFILKTNPIILNLSFFIFAVIALILLEKLWRPHKYILGFEWLLRRGTNMGVRFTEKIGKIQLQVKNRRV